One Thauera sp. K11 DNA window includes the following coding sequences:
- a CDS encoding excisionase family DNA-binding protein — MAHAATAEELFQELKRMPTTERQKFFVLLSTKAFHGEDLNHEELFGHLAGDEFTAQEAAEYLEVSMSTFRRMVASGRLQPSATVGRSQLFAAPDLKNFKRALKTAKG; from the coding sequence ATGGCACACGCTGCCACTGCAGAAGAGCTCTTCCAAGAGCTCAAGCGCATGCCAACGACTGAACGGCAGAAGTTCTTCGTCCTCTTGTCGACCAAGGCTTTCCATGGCGAAGACCTCAATCACGAAGAACTTTTCGGCCACTTGGCCGGTGATGAGTTCACCGCCCAAGAAGCGGCAGAGTACCTCGAGGTCTCCATGTCGACTTTTCGGCGGATGGTTGCAAGCGGCAGACTCCAGCCGAGCGCAACCGTCGGACGCAGCCAGCTATTCGCCGCACCAGACCTCAAGAACTTCAAAAGAGCCCTGAAAACAGCGAAGGGCTGA
- a CDS encoding type II toxin-antitoxin system RelE/ParE family toxin, whose translation MKPNYKPPFSRFVKKAHKPLQLAIEDAVEEICENPGIGEVKVGGLAGVRVSKFKFNRQEYLVAYRPPNPEETEQTEVELLIIDFYQVGSHENFYDELKRYLRAEG comes from the coding sequence ATGAAGCCGAACTACAAACCTCCCTTCAGTCGGTTCGTGAAGAAAGCTCACAAACCGCTGCAGCTCGCGATCGAAGATGCGGTGGAAGAGATTTGCGAGAACCCCGGGATAGGGGAGGTCAAGGTGGGCGGCCTGGCAGGGGTCCGGGTCTCCAAGTTCAAGTTCAACCGCCAGGAGTATCTGGTCGCCTATCGCCCGCCGAACCCTGAAGAAACTGAGCAGACCGAGGTGGAGTTGCTGATCATCGACTTCTACCAAGTCGGTTCGCACGAGAATTTCTACGACGAACTCAAACGGTACCTACGAGCCGAAGGATAG
- a CDS encoding helix-turn-helix domain-containing protein — protein sequence MATSSSAPKRATVVPLRKTKADQVSDKKWGKAVMKLGFCIIPSMLLRAQQRLGLNPTQLAVLLQLADYWWSQDRKPYPSKQALSDRLGLGPRQIQRYIAELEAAGLVKRIERRAVHRGKLSNEYDLSGLVDHLKKLAPEIEEANELKRQATRRGGLPKRQDGEGK from the coding sequence ATGGCAACCAGCTCAAGTGCACCGAAGCGTGCAACGGTAGTCCCCCTGCGTAAGACGAAAGCCGATCAGGTATCGGACAAGAAGTGGGGAAAAGCGGTGATGAAGCTCGGCTTCTGCATCATCCCTTCCATGCTGCTGCGGGCGCAGCAGCGGCTCGGCCTCAACCCGACACAACTCGCTGTGCTGCTCCAACTGGCCGACTACTGGTGGAGTCAGGACCGGAAGCCCTATCCGAGCAAGCAAGCATTGAGTGACCGTTTGGGCCTGGGCCCGCGCCAGATTCAGCGTTACATCGCGGAGCTGGAAGCTGCCGGCCTCGTCAAGCGGATCGAGCGACGGGCAGTGCATCGGGGCAAGCTGAGCAACGAGTATGACCTCTCCGGCCTCGTAGACCACCTGAAGAAGCTGGCCCCAGAGATCGAAGAGGCCAACGAGCTTAAGCGCCAAGCAACGCGGCGGGGCGGACTACCGAAGCGCCAGGATGGGGAAGGGAAGTGA
- a CDS encoding HPP family protein, whose product MLFESPSYPEKLPVNDVAPESRSGGATARLLSWLRGFWPAPLNASGRERIVGCLGALLGLLSTEWISHLALGESNPWFVAPMGASAVLLFAVPASPLAQPWSIIGGNFVSALIGVCCAQWLGHSGVAGAVAVALAVGAMFQLRCLHPPGGAVALTSVLGGPAVDAMGYGFALWPVAVNSACMLLTALAFNNLWRRRYPHRPAPLPPPQPHGTADRPPSERVGITHEDFDAVLKEHSEQLDIGIEDLEDLLHAVERRAYRRRFGEIRCADLMSRDLLTVTPTLPLGEAWEMLVSHHIKALPVVDGGRRLVGILSLHDFLVSRSAPSEAQGRQVDTHPQIVADLMSTDVVTVRPEQPIVDTVPLFSDAGLHHLPVVDAAHEVVGMLTQSDLVAALFRSALEQPPPAG is encoded by the coding sequence ATGCTGTTCGAATCACCGTCGTACCCCGAAAAACTTCCTGTGAATGACGTGGCACCCGAATCCCGAAGCGGCGGCGCAACGGCCCGCCTCCTGTCCTGGCTGCGCGGCTTCTGGCCGGCGCCGCTCAACGCCAGCGGCCGCGAACGCATCGTCGGCTGCCTCGGCGCCCTGCTCGGCCTGCTCTCCACCGAGTGGATCAGCCATCTCGCGCTGGGCGAATCCAATCCGTGGTTCGTCGCGCCGATGGGCGCCTCCGCGGTGCTGCTGTTCGCCGTCCCGGCCAGCCCGCTGGCACAGCCGTGGTCCATCATCGGCGGCAACTTCGTGTCGGCGCTGATCGGCGTGTGCTGCGCGCAGTGGCTGGGGCATTCCGGCGTGGCGGGCGCAGTCGCGGTCGCGCTGGCGGTCGGCGCGATGTTCCAGTTGCGCTGCCTGCATCCGCCGGGCGGAGCCGTGGCGCTGACGAGCGTGCTGGGCGGGCCGGCGGTGGATGCCATGGGCTACGGCTTCGCGCTGTGGCCGGTGGCGGTGAATTCGGCATGCATGCTGCTCACCGCGCTGGCCTTCAACAACCTGTGGCGCCGCCGTTATCCGCACCGCCCCGCGCCGCTGCCGCCGCCACAGCCGCACGGCACCGCAGACCGGCCGCCGAGCGAGCGGGTGGGCATCACGCACGAGGATTTCGACGCGGTGCTGAAGGAACACAGCGAGCAGCTCGACATCGGCATCGAGGATCTCGAGGATCTGCTGCACGCGGTCGAACGCCGCGCCTACCGCCGCCGCTTCGGCGAAATCCGCTGCGCCGACCTGATGTCGCGCGACCTGCTGACGGTGACGCCGACGCTGCCGCTGGGCGAGGCGTGGGAAATGCTGGTGAGCCACCACATCAAGGCGCTGCCGGTGGTGGACGGCGGGCGCCGGCTGGTGGGCATCCTGTCGCTGCACGACTTCCTGGTGTCGCGCAGCGCGCCCAGCGAGGCGCAGGGCAGGCAGGTGGATACGCATCCGCAGATCGTCGCCGACCTGATGTCCACCGACGTCGTCACCGTGCGCCCCGAGCAGCCCATCGTCGACACCGTGCCGCTGTTCTCGGACGCCGGCCTGCACCATCTGCCGGTGGTCGACGCGGCGCACGAGGTGGTCGGCATGCTGACGCAGTCCGACCTGGTGGCGGCGCTGTTCCGCTCCGCCCTGGAGCAGCCGCCGCCGGCAGGCTGA
- a CDS encoding autotransporter-associated beta strand repeat-containing protein yields MPVLARAATIPTIGCNSTGYLFNTAYSGNPAGPPKTVGARDTYWEVSREMETSASFDPPTGGWDDGYVVSQVHPAWTVSPYGNADWISHSADAVVGGTPESPDGRRNYWYRYRFNLDGALDPSQFYMKLNFFADDGVGMVYVNGVEQPNSSYYDVENIGDPANQNYAPGSGAYLILDRNWQTGLNEILVRIVDRHSVSAFLVQYDGQSSTICTTTVTVNTVSQGGTGGFAYSGTNGVAAHDVITTSAGTAAAGARQTLAASNGQTTITQAVFGYELSAASCTGMADGATQTANLTNAAVGDLPARSVRFSDAGNGRDVTCTFTNNIIGDGGAHWDGTDTALPGNGSVQGGAGNWNAADTNWTAGNGTGNGKWVANGKAVFGVTGGAVEVSGTQAIGGLDFKVGGYSLTGGTLTGGLPTNVLSTGSGIGATIGSTLAGANAFEKAGAGSITLTGANTYSGGTTVSGGALIIGGAGTLYNTSGAGSITVNSGATLRFDRSDTFGLHIAAPASRVTIAGGTVASNNTFNTLNDLALNGGTLTANGGSHPYWGAFGLKGTVTSSGTSAFTVGTGSNNFILIGTNAAGGTTTFDVTGGTLGVATPLFDNRNAGSALVASNLAKSGAGTLTLSGANTYTGTTTVSAGTLAIGGSGTLYNTSGAGSITVNSGATLRFDRSDTFGVHTAVPASTITIAGGTVASNGTFNTLNDLTLSGGTLTANGGANADYGAFALKGTVTSAGTSAFTVGAGSNNFILIGTNAAGGTTTFDVTGGTLGVATPLSNNRSGGGATVASNLAKSGAGTLTLSAANTYTGTTTVSAGTLAVGTGGTTGSIASGSAISVASGATLEFYRSDLVMFGNVFSGSGTLNFLGTGTQGQSNYIPESPSPDFAGTIVVKNGARLERPERFGSAAVTVESGATALIWGGVDVPNGFTIAGNGWNDPQGYLGAIRFQGPGSTLSGNVAMSADSRIALHAANESGTISGAISGGFALEKFGPGTLTLSGANTYDGATTVSAGTLKLGADGTLPAATSATVASGATLNLDGKTQTLAGLASSGTLDLGTGGTLTISGDSSIGAVSGSGTIKVTGGTLTLGAGFTNTDVNIELAGGSLTLGAATYGIGTFTVTNSATLDMASGNASLTVASLAMTGSNTLTVTNWTAGSDHFYATAISTPTPAKDTPNIAPLNRITLGGSNAITTQWLTTGNELSIYTGPFTYWDGPAVNATTIEGGSGTWLAADISGNWTTASGGPNGPWTDGQVATFGGSATGAKTVTLNANQSIGGLTFLTDGYTINGIYTLTGTAAINYLQANPDVTATVGSVLAGTNAFEKAGNGTLILTGNNTYTGATTVSFGTLQVGNNTTTGSLAGDSAISIASGATLAYYSSSDSTGNALIGNTFAGAGTLRFKGNATQNQSSYTLSAPTHTLSGAVVVESGARLTRSNTGALGTAPITIESGGQLYLGGSSADMTSAVSIAGTGWNEAAGYIGALRVDGGATQSGNVTLTAASSIGTFAGSGTISGVISGGFALTKLRAGTTILTGNNTYTGATTVSAGTLQVGSGGTTGSIASGSAISIASGATLAFYNANWLRTIGNTISGAGTLRFKGTGTVEESAYIMNTANSLTGPTVIESGALVELHHGSGLGTSAITVNEGGGLYLRNGPTAANDVSLAGDGYAQTAGRIGALRLGGGATLTGNVTLTGNARLATYLSTDTGTISGAISGGFGIEKSHSGTLTLSGANTYTGATTVSAGTLKLGANGALPSASATTVASGATLNLDGKTQTLASLTSSGTLNLGTGGVLTITGDSSIGAVTGSGTIRVTGGTLTLGAGFSNTSVNIELAGGNLTLGANTYSIGTFTIADSATLDMASGTASLTAATLTLDSGKALTVSNWTRGSDVFKASAFTGATRNAVGAAPMNQIALAPYGGGLTVWRADDEIDVLLEPRLRIAKTSTGGTGSFGFQMTGLSASTDTIVTSVAGTPAPGAAGIEGTAGTAVTITEATVPAGWPANPAAASCVDANGTASGNGTGPFGTLSGKVLSIAASNLVAGADITCTFANTLNGIGGTVFNDGGAPSGGANTGTPNNGVQDGAEAGLAGLAVSLTDCAATPHASATTDSAGRYSLQVPPAAAGQPVCVSVAVPSARRATGASVAGTPTPDGTATSVGGVSYTYDRAGQRQAFTAPATGVLTLDFGVVPDSTLQSDSSKTGPGGGAAVHGHSFTAGTGGSVVFSTGAGTSTPAVGGWSEVVYADPDCTGTLQSGAARLYPPAVPQTVVQGQVVCVVMRQFVPEGVASGAANSVPVQAALTFTNAAPGLVATYTVTDTTTMSSGALTLQKRVRNVSTGGAFGTSNQARSGDTLEYEVIYTNTGAEPLTHMQISDGTPAYTTFVSAAADLPLPGGVTGCSLRSPANPPPAAAAPCSPAQTGTGKGLIGWHLDGSVNPGASGTVRYTVTVD; encoded by the coding sequence ATGCCCGTACTTGCGCGGGCCGCGACCATCCCGACCATCGGCTGCAATTCCACCGGCTACCTCTTCAATACGGCCTACAGCGGCAACCCCGCGGGGCCGCCCAAGACCGTTGGCGCGCGCGACACCTACTGGGAGGTGAGCCGCGAGATGGAGACGTCCGCCTCCTTCGATCCGCCAACCGGCGGCTGGGATGACGGCTATGTGGTGTCCCAGGTACACCCGGCGTGGACCGTGTCCCCCTACGGCAACGCGGACTGGATCTCGCATAGCGCCGATGCCGTTGTCGGCGGTACGCCGGAGAGCCCCGACGGCCGGCGCAACTACTGGTACCGTTACCGCTTCAACCTGGATGGGGCGCTCGATCCGTCGCAGTTCTACATGAAGCTGAACTTCTTCGCGGACGACGGCGTCGGCATGGTGTACGTGAACGGCGTGGAGCAGCCGAATTCGAGCTACTACGACGTCGAGAATATCGGCGACCCCGCCAACCAAAACTACGCGCCAGGCAGCGGGGCTTACCTGATCCTGGACAGGAACTGGCAGACCGGGCTCAACGAGATCCTGGTGCGGATCGTCGATAGGCATAGCGTGTCTGCATTCCTGGTGCAGTACGACGGCCAGTCGTCGACGATCTGCACCACGACGGTCACGGTGAACACGGTCAGCCAGGGCGGCACGGGAGGCTTCGCGTACAGCGGCACGAACGGGGTCGCCGCCCACGACGTCATCACCACCTCGGCCGGCACGGCCGCCGCGGGCGCGCGGCAGACGCTGGCCGCGTCGAACGGGCAGACGACGATCACGCAGGCGGTGTTTGGCTACGAGCTGAGCGCGGCGTCATGCACGGGCATGGCGGACGGCGCGACGCAGACCGCCAACCTCACCAACGCAGCCGTCGGCGACCTGCCGGCGCGCTCGGTGCGCTTTTCGGACGCGGGCAACGGCCGCGACGTGACCTGCACCTTCACCAACAACATCATCGGCGACGGCGGGGCGCACTGGGACGGCACGGACACGGCGCTGCCCGGCAACGGCAGCGTGCAGGGCGGGGCCGGCAACTGGAATGCGGCGGACACCAACTGGACCGCCGGCAATGGCACCGGCAACGGCAAGTGGGTGGCCAACGGCAAGGCCGTCTTCGGCGTCACCGGCGGGGCGGTGGAAGTGTCAGGCACGCAGGCCATCGGCGGGCTGGACTTCAAGGTCGGGGGCTACAGCCTGACGGGCGGCACGCTCACGGGCGGTCTGCCGACCAACGTGCTGAGTACCGGCAGCGGCATCGGTGCGACGATCGGCAGCACGCTGGCGGGCGCCAATGCCTTCGAGAAGGCCGGCGCGGGCAGCATCACGCTCACCGGCGCCAACACCTACAGCGGCGGCACCACGGTGAGCGGGGGCGCGCTGATCATCGGCGGCGCCGGCACGCTCTACAACACCAGCGGCGCGGGCAGCATCACCGTGAACAGCGGCGCCACGCTGCGCTTCGACCGCAGCGACACCTTCGGCCTGCACATCGCGGCGCCCGCGTCGAGGGTCACCATCGCCGGCGGCACGGTGGCGAGCAACAACACCTTCAACACCCTGAACGACCTGGCCCTGAACGGCGGCACGCTGACCGCCAACGGCGGCAGCCACCCCTACTGGGGCGCTTTCGGACTCAAGGGCACGGTCACGTCCTCCGGCACTTCCGCGTTCACAGTGGGCACGGGGTCGAACAATTTCATCCTCATCGGCACCAACGCGGCCGGCGGCACGACCACCTTCGACGTCACTGGCGGCACGCTCGGCGTGGCCACGCCGCTATTCGACAATCGCAACGCCGGCAGCGCGCTGGTCGCCAGCAACCTCGCCAAGAGCGGCGCGGGCACGCTGACCCTGAGCGGCGCCAACACCTACACCGGCACGACCACGGTGAGCGCGGGCACGCTGGCGATCGGCGGCAGCGGCACGCTTTACAACACCAGCGGCGCGGGCAGCATCACCGTCAACAGCGGCGCCACGCTGCGCTTCGACCGGAGCGACACCTTCGGCGTGCATACCGCGGTGCCCGCATCGACGATCACCATCGCCGGCGGCACGGTGGCGAGCAACGGCACCTTCAACACCCTGAACGACCTGACCCTGAGCGGCGGCACGCTGACGGCCAACGGCGGTGCCAACGCCGACTATGGCGCGTTCGCACTCAAGGGCACGGTGACGTCCGCCGGCACCTCGGCGTTCACCGTGGGCGCGGGGTCGAACAATTTCATCCTCATCGGCACCAACGCGGCTGGCGGCACGACCACCTTCGACGTCACTGGCGGCACGCTCGGTGTGGCCACGCCGCTATCCAACAACCGCAGCGGCGGCGGCGCGACGGTCGCCAGCAACCTCGCCAAGAGCGGCGCCGGCACGCTCACGCTGAGCGCGGCCAACACCTACACCGGCACGACCACGGTGAGCGCGGGCACGCTGGCCGTGGGCACCGGCGGCACCACGGGCAGCATCGCCAGCGGCAGCGCCATCAGCGTCGCCAGCGGCGCCACGCTTGAGTTCTACCGTTCCGACTTGGTCATGTTCGGCAACGTGTTCTCGGGCAGTGGAACGCTGAACTTCCTGGGCACGGGGACCCAGGGACAGAGCAACTACATCCCGGAGAGCCCGAGCCCGGACTTCGCCGGCACGATCGTGGTCAAGAACGGCGCACGGCTGGAACGCCCCGAGCGCTTCGGCTCGGCCGCCGTCACCGTCGAATCCGGTGCCACCGCGCTGATCTGGGGCGGCGTGGACGTGCCCAACGGTTTCACCATCGCCGGCAACGGCTGGAACGATCCCCAGGGCTACCTGGGCGCGATCCGCTTCCAGGGCCCCGGCTCGACGCTCAGCGGCAACGTCGCCATGAGCGCCGACAGCCGCATCGCCCTCCACGCCGCCAACGAGTCCGGCACCATCAGCGGCGCCATCAGCGGCGGCTTCGCGCTGGAGAAGTTCGGCCCCGGCACGCTCACGCTGTCGGGCGCCAACACCTACGACGGCGCCACCACCGTCAGCGCCGGCACGCTGAAGCTGGGCGCCGACGGCACGCTGCCGGCGGCCACGTCAGCCACCGTCGCCAGCGGTGCCACGCTGAACCTCGACGGCAAGACGCAGACGCTGGCGGGCCTCGCCAGCAGCGGCACGCTGGACCTGGGCACCGGCGGCACGCTGACGATCAGCGGCGACAGCAGCATCGGCGCCGTCAGCGGCAGCGGCACCATCAAGGTGACGGGCGGCACGCTGACGCTGGGCGCGGGCTTCACCAACACGGACGTGAACATCGAGCTGGCCGGAGGCAGCCTGACGCTGGGTGCGGCCACCTACGGCATCGGCACCTTCACCGTCACCAACAGCGCCACGCTGGACATGGCCAGCGGCAATGCCAGCCTCACGGTCGCCTCGCTCGCCATGACCGGCAGCAACACCCTCACGGTGACCAACTGGACGGCCGGCAGCGACCACTTCTACGCCACCGCCATCAGCACGCCCACCCCGGCCAAGGATACGCCGAACATCGCCCCGCTCAACCGCATCACGCTGGGCGGCAGCAATGCCATCACCACGCAGTGGCTCACCACGGGCAACGAACTGAGCATCTACACCGGCCCCTTCACCTACTGGGACGGCCCGGCGGTGAACGCCACGACCATCGAAGGCGGCAGCGGCACCTGGCTCGCCGCCGACATCAGCGGCAACTGGACCACCGCCTCCGGCGGCCCCAACGGCCCCTGGACGGACGGGCAGGTCGCCACCTTCGGCGGCAGCGCCACCGGCGCCAAGACCGTGACCCTGAACGCGAACCAGAGCATCGGCGGGCTGACCTTCCTGACGGATGGCTACACCATCAACGGCATTTACACCCTCACCGGCACGGCCGCGATCAACTACCTGCAGGCCAACCCGGACGTGACGGCCACGGTGGGCAGCGTGCTGGCCGGCACCAACGCCTTTGAAAAGGCGGGCAACGGCACCCTCATCCTGACCGGCAACAACACCTACACCGGCGCGACGACCGTGTCGTTCGGCACCCTGCAGGTGGGCAACAACACCACCACCGGCAGCCTCGCCGGCGACAGCGCCATCAGCATCGCCAGCGGCGCCACGCTGGCCTACTACAGTTCGAGCGACAGCACGGGCAATGCCCTCATCGGCAACACCTTCGCCGGCGCGGGCACGCTGCGCTTCAAGGGCAACGCCACCCAGAACCAGAGTTCCTACACGCTCAGCGCGCCCACCCACACCCTCAGCGGCGCGGTGGTGGTGGAAAGCGGCGCCCGCTTGACCAGAAGCAACACGGGTGCCCTGGGCACGGCGCCCATCACCATCGAATCGGGCGGGCAACTGTACCTGGGCGGCAGCAGTGCCGACATGACCAGCGCCGTCTCCATCGCCGGCACGGGCTGGAACGAAGCCGCGGGCTACATCGGCGCCTTGCGTGTGGATGGCGGGGCCACGCAGAGCGGCAACGTCACCCTGACCGCCGCGTCGAGCATCGGTACGTTTGCCGGCAGCGGCACCATCAGCGGCGTGATCTCCGGCGGCTTCGCGCTGACCAAGCTCCGCGCGGGCACCACCATCCTGACCGGCAACAACACCTACACCGGCGCCACCACGGTGAGCGCGGGCACGCTGCAGGTGGGCAGTGGCGGCACCACGGGCAGCATCGCCAGCGGCAGCGCCATCAGCATCGCCAGCGGTGCGACGCTGGCGTTCTACAACGCCAACTGGCTTCGGACGATCGGCAACACGATCTCGGGCGCGGGCACCTTGCGCTTCAAAGGCACCGGCACCGTTGAGGAGAGCGCCTACATCATGAACACCGCCAACAGCCTGACTGGCCCTACGGTGATCGAGTCCGGCGCGTTGGTCGAATTGCACCATGGCAGCGGGCTGGGCACCAGCGCCATAACGGTCAACGAAGGCGGTGGCCTCTATCTCAGAAACGGTCCCACGGCTGCCAACGACGTCAGCCTGGCGGGCGATGGCTACGCACAGACCGCGGGCCGAATAGGTGCGCTGCGCCTGGGTGGCGGGGCCACGCTCACGGGCAACGTCACGCTCACCGGCAACGCGCGCCTGGCGACCTACTTATCGACCGATACCGGCACGATCAGCGGCGCCATCAGCGGCGGCTTCGGCATCGAGAAAAGCCACTCCGGCACGCTGACGCTCAGCGGCGCCAACACCTACACCGGCGCCACCACGGTGAGCGCCGGTACGCTGAAGCTGGGCGCCAACGGTGCGCTGCCCTCGGCCAGCGCCACCACGGTCGCGTCCGGCGCCACGCTGAACCTCGACGGCAAGACGCAGACGCTGGCCAGCCTCACCAGCAGCGGCACGCTGAACCTGGGCACCGGCGGCGTGCTGACGATCACTGGCGACAGCAGCATCGGCGCCGTGACCGGCAGCGGCACCATCAGGGTCACCGGCGGCACGCTGACGCTGGGTGCGGGCTTCAGCAACACCAGCGTGAACATCGAACTGGCCGGCGGCAACCTGACGCTGGGCGCCAATACCTACAGCATCGGCACCTTCACCATCGCCGACAGCGCCACGCTGGACATGGCCTCCGGTACCGCCAGCCTGACGGCGGCCACGCTCACGCTCGACAGCGGCAAGGCGCTGACCGTGAGCAACTGGACGCGCGGCAGCGACGTGTTCAAGGCCAGCGCCTTCACCGGCGCCACGCGCAACGCGGTCGGCGCCGCGCCGATGAACCAGATCGCGCTGGCGCCCTACGGCGGGGGCCTGACCGTGTGGCGCGCCGACGACGAAATCGACGTGCTGCTCGAGCCCAGGCTGCGCATCGCCAAGACCTCCACCGGCGGCACCGGCAGCTTCGGCTTCCAGATGACGGGCCTGTCGGCCAGCACCGACACCATCGTCACCAGCGTGGCCGGCACGCCGGCGCCCGGCGCGGCCGGCATCGAGGGCACCGCCGGCACGGCGGTGACGATCACCGAGGCCACCGTGCCCGCCGGCTGGCCGGCCAACCCGGCCGCGGCCAGTTGCGTGGATGCCAACGGCACCGCCAGCGGCAACGGCACGGGGCCCTTCGGCACCCTGTCGGGCAAGGTGCTGAGCATCGCCGCGTCCAATCTGGTGGCCGGGGCCGACATCACCTGCACCTTCGCCAATACCCTGAACGGCATCGGCGGCACGGTGTTCAACGACGGCGGCGCGCCCAGCGGCGGGGCCAACACCGGCACGCCCAACAACGGCGTGCAGGACGGCGCCGAGGCCGGGCTGGCCGGGCTGGCGGTGAGCCTGACCGACTGCGCCGCCACCCCCCACGCCAGCGCCACCACCGACAGCGCCGGCCGCTACAGCCTGCAGGTGCCGCCCGCCGCGGCGGGCCAGCCGGTGTGCGTGAGCGTGGCGGTGCCGTCGGCCCGCCGCGCCACCGGCGCCAGCGTGGCGGGCACGCCCACGCCCGACGGCACGGCCACCAGCGTGGGCGGGGTGAGCTACACCTACGACCGCGCCGGCCAGCGGCAGGCGTTCACCGCGCCCGCCACCGGCGTGCTGACGCTGGACTTCGGCGTGGTGCCGGACAGCACGCTGCAGTCCGACAGCAGCAAGACGGGGCCCGGCGGCGGCGCGGCCGTGCATGGCCACAGCTTCACCGCGGGCACGGGCGGCAGCGTGGTGTTCTCCACCGGCGCGGGCACCAGCACGCCGGCGGTCGGCGGCTGGAGCGAGGTGGTGTATGCCGACCCGGACTGCACCGGCACGCTGCAGTCCGGCGCCGCCAGGCTGTATCCGCCGGCGGTGCCGCAGACCGTGGTGCAGGGCCAGGTGGTGTGCGTGGTGATGCGGCAGTTCGTGCCCGAAGGGGTGGCGAGCGGGGCGGCCAACAGCGTGCCGGTGCAGGCGGCGCTGACCTTCACCAACGCCGCGCCGGGCCTGGTGGCGACCTACACGGTGACCGACACCACCACGATGTCGTCGGGCGCGCTGACGCTGCAGAAGCGCGTGCGCAACGTGAGCACCGGCGGCGCCTTCGGCACGAGCAACCAGGCCCGCTCGGGCGACACGCTGGAGTACGAGGTGATCTACACCAACACCGGCGCGGAGCCGCTGACCCACATGCAGATCAGCGACGGCACGCCGGCCTACACCACCTTCGTGTCGGCCGCGGCGGACCTGCCGCTGCCGGGCGGGGTGACCGGCTGCAGCCTGCGCTCGCCGGCCAACCCGCCGCCGGCCGCGGCGGCGCCATGCTCGCCGGCCCAGACCGGCACCGGCAAGGGGCTCATCGGCTGGCATCTGGACGGCAGCGTGAATCCGGGCGCCAGCGGCACGGTGCGCTACACGGTGACGGTGGATTGA
- the asd gene encoding archaetidylserine decarboxylase (Phosphatidylserine decarboxylase is synthesized as a single chain precursor. Generation of the pyruvoyl active site from a Ser is coupled to cleavage of a Gly-Ser bond between the larger (beta) and smaller (alpha chains). It is an integral membrane protein.), which produces MSDRLAVLLQYLLPKQALTVLAGKFAGARAGGLTTAVIRWFVRRYGVDMDEAANPDIAAYGTFNEFFTRPLRAGVRPLAQAALVCPVDGAISQFGTIERDRIFQAKGHSYSTTALVGGDAALAARFEDGAFATLYLSPRDYHRIHMPCDGRLRRMIHVPGDLFSVNPATARGVAGLFARNERVVCVFESDAGPFVLVLVGATIVGSMATVWHGVVNPPRTPTVRDWLYEDGEVVLKRGDEMGRFLLGSTVVMLFPKGRVRFNLEWAPARAIRMGEAMGLPSA; this is translated from the coding sequence GTGTCCGATCGCCTTGCCGTGCTGCTGCAATACCTGCTCCCCAAGCAGGCGCTGACCGTCCTCGCCGGCAAGTTCGCCGGCGCCCGTGCCGGCGGGCTGACCACCGCGGTGATCCGCTGGTTCGTGCGGCGCTACGGGGTGGACATGGACGAGGCCGCCAACCCCGACATCGCCGCCTACGGCACCTTCAACGAATTCTTCACCCGTCCGCTGCGCGCGGGCGTGCGTCCGCTGGCGCAGGCCGCGCTCGTCTGCCCGGTCGACGGCGCCATCAGCCAGTTCGGGACGATCGAGCGCGACCGGATCTTCCAGGCCAAAGGGCATTCCTATTCGACCACCGCGCTGGTCGGCGGCGACGCTGCCCTGGCGGCGCGCTTCGAGGACGGCGCCTTCGCCACGCTGTACCTCAGCCCGCGCGACTACCACCGCATCCACATGCCCTGCGACGGCCGGCTGCGGCGCATGATCCACGTGCCGGGCGATCTGTTCTCGGTGAACCCGGCCACTGCGCGCGGGGTGGCCGGCCTGTTCGCGCGCAACGAGCGCGTCGTGTGCGTATTCGAATCGGACGCGGGCCCCTTCGTGCTGGTGCTGGTCGGCGCCACCATCGTCGGCAGCATGGCCACCGTGTGGCACGGCGTGGTGAATCCCCCGCGCACGCCCACGGTACGCGACTGGCTGTACGAGGACGGCGAGGTCGTGCTGAAGCGGGGCGACGAGATGGGGCGTTTCCTGCTCGGCTCGACGGTCGTGATGCTGTTCCCGAAGGGGCGCGTCCGCTTCAACCTCGAATGGGCGCCGGCGCGGGCGATCCGCATGGGCGAGGCGATGGGGCTGCCGTCCGCCTAG